One part of the Sander vitreus isolate 19-12246 chromosome 10, sanVit1, whole genome shotgun sequence genome encodes these proteins:
- the LOC144524949 gene encoding protocadherin alpha-3-like — protein MCYYITMVIESPTRRRFCSWIAFHLALLLFVGIRALAEIRYSIPEEVNDGTAVGNVAKDLGLDISSLFDRRFRVVSESKDAFFEVNQNNGALYVHKKIDREELCQGSGACLMELKVIVENPLEIHYVIVEITDVNDHSPSFPEKEQIFEIFEQTLPGKRFQLHTARDPDAGINSIRTYTLTSNEHFEVDIRQSDEDKIPFLVLKKSLDREQKDKHTLLVTAVDGGKPPRSGTLNVSIIVLDSNDNSPIFSQEIYQIEIQENVPVGTSIFQMNATDPDEGTNSEIEYSLGKTLKKKVYDIFDLDKLTGEIRVKGVVDYEENDVYKLDIEASDKGTPPLTGECRVIIKIKDVNDNPPEIEVTSLSNTVSEDSKPGTMISLISFKDKDSGVNGNIITSITSDVPFELKPSYKENIYSVVTKGFLDREEVSHYEITIKATDCGEPPLSTFKTLSIQISDVNDNSPHFDQNPLQFYLVENNVPRNFIFSVSATDNDLNDNAAISYHIVRGGSQNGIMSFLNINSDNGHISALKSFDFETLKTFQFQVVVTDSGTPSLSSNVTVNVFILDQNDNAPVILYPVSSNGSAEGVEEIPRNVNAGHLVTKVRAYDADIGYNGWLLFSLQEVTDHSLFGLDRYTGQIRTLRSFTETDEAEHKLVILVKDNGNVSLSATATVLVKVVEPKEAFAASDVKSATKNEEENNVTFYLMITLGSVSTLFLISIIVLIAMQCSKTTDYTSKYLQETNYDGTLCHSIQYRSGDKRYMLVGPRMSIGSTIVPGSHANTLVLPDRRGASGEVNE, from the exons atgtgttattatataacaatgGTGATCGAAAGTCCAACTCGAAGAAGGTTCTGCTCATGGATTGCTTTTCATTTGGCTCTACTGTTGTTCGTCGGAATACGGGCTTTGGCAGAAATAAGATACTCTATTCCAGAGGAGGTCAACGATGGAACTGCTGTTGGAAATGTTGCGAAGGATCTTGGCCTTGATATCAGCTCTTTGTTTGATAGAAGATTCCGCGTTGTTTCTGAATCTAAGGATGCATTTTTTGAGGTAAACCAGAACAATGGGGCTCTGTATGTCCATAAGAAAATCGACAGAgaggagctctgtcagggcagtggTGCCTGCCTAATGGAGCTAAAAGTGATAGTCGAAAACCCGTTGGAAATACACTACGTAATTGTAGAAATTACTGATGTAAATGATCACTCTCCTAGTTTTCCCGAAAAAGaacaaatatttgaaatatttgaacAAACATTACCCGGAAAGCGATTTCAATTGCACACTGCTCGTGACCCCGATGCTGGAATTAACTCTATTCGTACATACACTTTGACGTCTAATGAACATTTTGAAGTAGATATCCGTCAAAGTGATGAGGATAAAATACCGTTTTTAGTGCTGAAGAAATCGTTAGACAGAGAACAaaaggacaaacacacactactgGTTACAGCAGTTGATGGAGGCAAACCTCCAAGATCAGGGACACTAAATGTTTCCATTATTGTTCTCGATAGTAATGATAACAGTCCTATATTTAGCCAGGAGATTTATCAAATAGAAATACAAGAAAATGTTCCAGTCGGTACTTCAATATTTCAAATGAATGCGACAGATCCCGATGAAGGCACCAATAGCGAAATTGAGTACAGCCTCGGAAAAACTCTGAAGAAAAAAGTTTATGATATTTTTGATTTGGACAAATTAACCGGAGAGATTAGAGTTAAAGGAGTAGTGGACTATGAAGAAAACGACGTTTATAAACTTGACATTGAGGCATCCGATAAAGGAACACCTCCACTGACAGGGGAGTGTAGAGTCATTATAAAGATAAAAGACGTTAATGATAATCCACCGGAAATAGAAGTGACATCACTGTCAAATACAGTGTCTGAAGACTCAAAACCTGGCACAATGATTTCTCTTATCAGTTTTAAGGATAAAGACTCCGGTGTCAATGGAAACATAATAACAAGCATAACCTCAGACGTGCCTTTTGAGTTAAAGCCCTCCTATAAGGAGAACATTTATTCAGTTGTCACGAAGGGATTTTTGGATCGAGAGGAGGTGTCACATTatgaaataacaataaaagcCACCGATTGTGGTGAACCTCCCTTATCGACTTTTAAAACCCTCAGTATTCAGATATCAGATGTAAATGACAACAGTCCACATTTCGACCAAAATCCATTACAGTTTTATCTTGTAGAAAATAACGTTCCCagaaattttattttttctgtaaGCGCAACAGACAATGATTTGAATGACAATGCAGCTATTTCATACCACATAGTTAGAGGAGGGAGTCAAAATGGCATAATGTCTTTCCTAAATATAAATTCTGATAATGGACACATTTCAGCACTAAAAAGTTTTGACTTTGAAACACTGAAGACTTTCCAGTTCCAAGTTGTTGTCACAGATTCTGGAACTCCGTCACTAAGCAGCAACGTCACAGTGAACGTGTTCATTCTGGATCAGAACGACAACGCTCCAGTCATCCTGTATCCAGTCAGCTCTAACGGTTCTGCTGAAGGTGTGGAGGAGATTCCCCGCAATGTGAACGCAGGACACTTGGTGACTAAAGTCAGAGCCTATGACGCTGATATAGGATATAACGGCTGGTTactgttttcactgcaggaaGTTACTGACCACAGTCTCTTTGGTTTGGACCGCTATACAGGACAGATCAGAACACTTCGCTCATTCACAGAGACAGACGAGGCTGAGCATAAACTGGTCATACTGGTGAAAGACAATGGGAACGTTTCACTCTCAGCAACAGCTACTGTGCTTGTCAAAGTTGTGGAGCCCAAAGAGGCTTTTGCTGCTTCTGATGTTAAAAGTGCAACAAAGAATGAGGAGGAGaataatgtgactttttaccTGATGATAACTTTGGGCTCagtttcaacactttttctcaTCAGTATCATCGTGCTGATTGCAATGCAGTGCTCCAAAACCACAGACTATACTTCTAAATATCTACAAGAGACTAATTATGATGGGACACTGTGTCACAGCATCCAGTACAGATCTGGAGACAAACGGTACATGCTAGTAGGACCCAGAATGAGTATAGGATCTACTATAGTCCCGGGCAGCCATGCAAATACACTAGTGCTCCCTGACAGGAGAGGGGCATCTGGAGAG GTGAATGAATAA